One window from the genome of Deinococcus yavapaiensis KR-236 encodes:
- the cphA gene encoding cyanophycin synthetase — translation MTHISGAASKAARSSTPLVVLETQVYRGPNVYGYDPMVRFQLDLGALEDRPSNTLPDFTDGLLALLPSLHEHECSLGRPGGFVERLREGTWIGHVTEHVALELQTLAGTRVDHGKTRSVKNRPGVYNVLYTYREERLGRLAGFVALRLVESLLPADLRGLQGAARLLPSDVDTRLDPEAPFDLEAELGELRRLARQHTLGPTTDSLVNEAERRGIPYLRIDDASLVQLGYGKYQRQIRASLTSMTPHIATETASDKDLTKKLLDRVGLPVPKGVVVRDADEAVRAAKRIGYPVVTKPLDGNHGRGVSLDLRSEEQVRHGFDEARTHGRRVVVERYFVGNDHRVLVVNGEVIAVAERVPAHVVGDGKHTIQELVDEVNRDPRRGNGHENVMTRINIDSHVVDLLARAGRSPVSVPEAGEIIFLRDTANISTGGTAVDRTDVTHPENVTIARRAAQVIGLDVAGIDLITPDITRSVHEVGGAIVEVNAAPGFRMHLQPSEGKARNVAGPVLDMLFPKGTPCRMPIVAITGTNGKTTTSRMVAHIFKQAGKTVGLTTSTGIYIDGELVVSGDTTGPKSAKVVLMDPNVEVAVLETARGGILREGLAFDRCDVGAVLNIQPDHLGLKGIETIEDLAWVKSLVVEVVTDTGTSILNADDPLTLEMRERAGGQLALFSMHGGERAPTHLKAHIASGGLAVVRETTLLGDELVMYDGGQRLPIVRARDIPATLGGFATVNVQNALAASVIALAQNVPLPVLRTALTTFTTSFEQSPGRLNLYEGHPFRVLLDYAHNPTGLEYLADLVAHLRPPHGRVIGVVGVAGDRRDEDMTRMGELAATAFDELIVREDDYRRGRRVGEGARLVMEGALGAGFAQEHLHVILPEHEAVDAALRLARQGDLVIILVTEVENVWERIRTFDSSNTPPRLPQDPARAKNESHRA, via the coding sequence ATGACTCACATTTCCGGAGCGGCATCGAAGGCCGCTCGGTCGTCCACGCCACTCGTCGTCCTCGAAACGCAGGTGTACCGCGGTCCGAACGTCTATGGATACGACCCGATGGTGCGCTTTCAACTCGACCTCGGAGCCTTGGAGGACCGGCCCTCGAACACCTTGCCGGACTTCACGGATGGCCTGCTGGCCCTCCTGCCGAGCTTGCACGAGCACGAGTGCAGCCTCGGTCGCCCGGGCGGATTCGTCGAGCGCCTGCGGGAAGGCACGTGGATCGGACACGTCACCGAGCACGTCGCCCTCGAACTCCAAACGCTCGCTGGAACACGCGTGGACCACGGCAAGACGCGGTCGGTGAAGAACCGGCCCGGCGTGTACAACGTGTTGTACACCTACCGCGAGGAACGCCTCGGACGCCTCGCGGGCTTCGTCGCGTTGCGACTTGTAGAAAGCCTGCTGCCAGCCGACTTACGCGGCCTTCAGGGCGCGGCGCGCCTGCTGCCGAGCGACGTAGACACGCGCCTCGATCCCGAGGCGCCGTTCGACTTGGAAGCGGAACTCGGCGAGTTGCGACGCTTGGCGAGGCAGCACACCCTCGGCCCGACGACTGACTCGCTCGTCAACGAGGCCGAGCGTCGCGGTATTCCGTACTTGCGGATCGACGACGCGTCGCTCGTGCAACTCGGGTACGGCAAGTACCAGCGTCAAATTCGCGCGAGTCTCACGAGCATGACTCCCCACATTGCCACCGAGACGGCGAGTGACAAGGACCTCACGAAGAAGCTGCTCGACCGCGTCGGCCTGCCCGTCCCGAAAGGCGTGGTCGTGCGAGACGCCGATGAGGCTGTGCGCGCCGCCAAGCGCATTGGATACCCGGTCGTCACCAAGCCGCTCGACGGCAATCACGGGCGTGGCGTATCGCTCGACTTGCGCTCGGAAGAACAGGTGCGTCACGGCTTCGACGAAGCTCGCACGCACGGTCGCCGCGTCGTCGTCGAACGGTACTTCGTAGGCAACGACCATCGCGTCCTCGTCGTGAACGGCGAGGTCATCGCCGTCGCCGAGCGCGTGCCGGCCCACGTTGTGGGCGACGGCAAGCACACCATCCAAGAACTCGTGGACGAAGTCAACCGTGATCCTCGGCGTGGTAACGGCCACGAGAACGTCATGACGAGGATCAACATCGATTCGCACGTCGTCGACCTCCTCGCTCGCGCGGGCCGTTCGCCCGTCAGCGTTCCCGAGGCGGGCGAGATCATATTCCTGCGAGACACGGCGAACATATCGACAGGGGGCACCGCCGTGGACCGCACGGACGTTACCCACCCGGAAAACGTGACGATCGCGCGGCGCGCGGCGCAAGTCATCGGTCTGGACGTCGCGGGCATCGACCTCATCACGCCCGACATCACGCGCAGCGTGCACGAAGTCGGCGGCGCAATCGTGGAAGTGAACGCCGCGCCGGGCTTTCGCATGCACCTGCAGCCCAGCGAAGGCAAGGCGCGAAACGTCGCCGGTCCCGTCCTCGACATGCTCTTTCCGAAGGGCACGCCGTGTCGCATGCCGATCGTCGCCATCACGGGCACGAACGGCAAGACGACGACGTCGCGCATGGTTGCGCACATCTTCAAGCAAGCCGGGAAGACGGTGGGCCTCACGACGTCCACCGGCATCTACATTGACGGCGAGCTCGTCGTGAGTGGCGACACGACCGGACCGAAAAGCGCGAAGGTCGTGCTCATGGACCCGAATGTCGAAGTGGCCGTGCTGGAGACGGCGCGCGGCGGCATCTTGCGCGAAGGGCTCGCGTTCGATCGCTGCGACGTCGGAGCGGTCCTGAACATCCAACCCGATCACCTCGGTCTCAAGGGCATCGAGACGATCGAGGATCTCGCTTGGGTGAAGTCGCTCGTGGTGGAAGTCGTGACGGACACTGGCACGAGCATCCTCAACGCCGACGATCCCCTCACGCTGGAAATGCGAGAGCGAGCGGGCGGGCAGCTCGCGCTCTTCTCGATGCACGGAGGCGAGCGTGCCCCGACGCACCTCAAGGCGCACATCGCTTCGGGCGGCCTGGCGGTCGTACGCGAGACAACCCTACTCGGCGACGAACTCGTGATGTACGACGGCGGTCAGCGACTGCCGATCGTGCGGGCCCGTGACATTCCCGCGACCCTCGGTGGATTCGCGACCGTGAACGTCCAGAACGCCCTCGCGGCGAGCGTCATCGCCCTCGCGCAGAACGTGCCGCTTCCGGTCCTTCGGACGGCTTTGACGACGTTCACGACGTCCTTCGAGCAAAGCCCGGGTCGCCTCAACCTCTACGAAGGTCATCCGTTCCGGGTGCTGCTCGACTACGCTCACAACCCGACGGGCTTGGAGTACCTCGCGGACCTCGTGGCGCACTTGCGTCCACCTCACGGCCGTGTGATCGGGGTCGTCGGCGTGGCCGGAGATCGGCGCGACGAGGACATGACGCGCATGGGCGAACTCGCCGCCACTGCCTTCGACGAGTTGATCGTGCGCGAAGACGATTACCGCCGGGGGCGGCGTGTCGGCGAAGGCGCGCGCCTCGTCATGGAAGGCGCCCTCGGCGCGGGATTCGCGCAAGAGCACCTACACGTCATCCTGCCCGAGCACGAAGCGGTGGACGCCGCCTTGCGCTTGGCGAGGCAAGGAGACTTGGTCATCATCCTCGTCACGGAAGTCGAGAACGTCTGGGAGCGGATTCGCACGTTCGACAGTTCGAACACGCCGCCGCGCCTCCCGCAAGATCCGGCGCGCGCGAAGAACGAATCTCACCGCGCCTGA
- a CDS encoding cyanophycinase: MTTDSSTPPKGTLIIIGGHEDKEGRRGILKEVARHLHGGKLVVATVASHEPEGYFESYQKAFEPLGVTDLTELYVENRADTLNEEKLQSLDEATGVFFSGGDQLRITSQIANTPVEAKIRALYEKGGVIAGTSAGASVMCETMLVKGASGESYRIGDLRMAPGLGLIRGVIIDQHFGERGRIGRLLGAVAHNPRVLGIGIDENTAIVVQGDTFSVIGEGAVYIADASGVTYSNLVEARRDRPLSLYDVRLHVLSHGDTFDLVKRRPHEAGDLETSQALEAAEC, encoded by the coding sequence ATGACGACCGATTCATCCACGCCGCCCAAAGGCACCCTCATCATCATCGGCGGTCACGAAGACAAGGAGGGGCGACGCGGCATCTTGAAGGAAGTCGCGCGGCACTTGCACGGCGGCAAGCTCGTCGTGGCGACCGTCGCGTCCCACGAGCCGGAAGGGTACTTCGAGTCGTACCAAAAGGCGTTCGAGCCGCTCGGCGTGACGGACTTGACGGAGCTTTACGTCGAGAACCGCGCGGACACCCTCAACGAGGAGAAGCTGCAGTCCCTCGACGAAGCGACGGGCGTGTTCTTCTCGGGCGGAGACCAGCTTCGGATCACATCGCAAATCGCGAACACGCCCGTCGAGGCGAAGATTCGCGCATTGTACGAGAAGGGAGGCGTCATCGCGGGAACGTCGGCGGGCGCGTCGGTGATGTGCGAGACGATGCTCGTGAAGGGCGCGAGCGGCGAGTCGTACCGCATCGGGGACTTGCGGATGGCGCCCGGCTTGGGGCTCATTCGCGGCGTGATCATCGATCAGCACTTCGGGGAGCGCGGACGAATCGGTCGTCTGCTGGGAGCGGTAGCGCACAATCCGCGCGTGCTCGGCATCGGCATCGACGAGAACACCGCCATCGTCGTGCAAGGCGACACGTTCAGCGTGATCGGCGAGGGCGCCGTGTACATCGCCGACGCGTCGGGCGTCACGTACTCGAACCTCGTGGAAGCTCGGCGCGACCGTCCTCTTTCCTTGTACGACGTTCGCCTGCATGTCCTGAGCCACGGAGACACGTTCGACCTCGTGAAGCGGCGGCCTCACGAAGCGGGCGACTTGGAGACGAGCCAAGCGCTCGAAGCCGCCGAATGCTGA
- a CDS encoding isoaspartyl peptidase/L-asparaginase family protein has protein sequence MKTWGIILHGGAGNIADEWKDRAREGCLAALEAGRTILLSGGSALDAAEAAVRALEDDDAFNAGYGSVLNTDGDAEMDAAVMDGETLNIGAVGAVMGVRHPVSVARLMLTERPTLLVAGGARRFAEAKGAELCDPAEMVAPRRKESFERDVQANAHDTVGCVALDMNGHVAVATSTGGLSGKMPGRVGDAPLPGCGFLADDQIGGLAFSGHGEFISRTALAARLLTNIPVMGPQRACDEATKYMTSRVGGEVGGIVLDKSGRVGWSHESRDFAVAFATSRDPEPKAYMTKSEEAS, from the coding sequence ATGAAAACTTGGGGCATCATCTTGCACGGCGGCGCGGGCAACATCGCCGACGAATGGAAAGACCGCGCGCGTGAAGGCTGCCTCGCCGCGCTCGAAGCGGGTCGGACCATCCTCCTGAGCGGCGGAAGCGCCCTCGACGCGGCGGAAGCGGCCGTTCGCGCCTTGGAGGACGACGACGCCTTCAACGCGGGGTACGGATCGGTGTTGAACACGGACGGCGACGCCGAGATGGACGCCGCCGTGATGGACGGCGAGACGTTGAACATCGGCGCCGTGGGCGCCGTCATGGGCGTGCGTCATCCCGTGTCGGTCGCGCGCCTCATGCTGACCGAGCGACCCACCCTGCTCGTCGCCGGAGGCGCTCGCCGCTTCGCCGAGGCGAAAGGCGCGGAGTTGTGCGATCCCGCCGAGATGGTCGCACCGCGCCGCAAGGAAAGCTTCGAGCGCGACGTGCAGGCCAACGCGCACGACACGGTTGGATGCGTCGCGCTCGACATGAACGGCCACGTCGCCGTGGCGACGTCCACAGGAGGTCTCAGCGGCAAGATGCCAGGCCGGGTGGGAGACGCGCCCCTGCCAGGCTGCGGCTTCCTGGCCGACGACCAGATTGGCGGCCTCGCGTTCAGCGGGCACGGCGAGTTCATCTCGCGCACCGCGCTCGCCGCGCGGCTGCTCACGAACATTCCCGTCATGGGACCTCAGCGCGCGTGCGATGAAGCGACGAAATACATGACCTCGCGCGTCGGCGGAGAAGTCGGCGGAATCGTCCTCGACAAGAGCGGACGGGTCGGGTGGTCGCACGAAAGCCGCGACTTCGCCGTGGCCTTCGCGACGTCGCGCGATCCCGAGCCGAAAGCGTACATGACGAAATCGGAGGAAGCATCATGA
- the cphA gene encoding cyanophycin synthetase: protein MMRVLERGVYRGPNIYSLRPMVRFMLDLGPLEQRPSNTIDGFTERLLTLLPSVGQHHCSLGVPGGFERRLRDGTWLGHVTEHVALELQTLAGETTVHKGKTRSVPKRPGVYNVMFEYRDERVGLMAGRLALQLVNSLLPSDLAGVRGLDMICKDDALSAEFDFESGLTALRKLVRRTSLGPTTMSFVEEARRRGLPVMRLDEFSLVQIGYGRAAKRIRASITEGTSHLGVTAAGDKNLTKSLLADIGVPVPRGVVVKDVEEAVRAASRLGFPVVTKPLDGNHGRGVSVNLKDASEVRAGFELAASVSPSVIVEQFFVGDDHRILVVGGQVIAAARRVPAHVVGDGTRTVQELVDEVNRDPRRGDGHEQVMTKIKIDRSVRELLREQGLSLRDVPEAGRHVRLRGTANLSTGGTAIDVTDAMHPENAMMARRAALAVGLDVAGIDFLAPDITRSVRETGGGIVEVNAAPGFRMHLQPSEGTPRNVAKPVLDLLKPGRIPILAVTGTNGKSTTARMIAHVYASSGKIVGFTSTTGVYVGGERVTTGDATGPKSARIVLRDPLVEVAVLETARGGMLREGLGYDFADVGGVLNVSADHLGLGGILTLEQLAWAKSLVARAVRRRGCTVLNADDPHTVRMARRAGGRVAFFSQRPDANIVRGHIEQGGLAVVREGEDIVVYRHGEREVLMSVCDIPATLAGLARFNVENALAATAMCVGQGLALDVVRRGLSTFTSSFEQNPGRLNFFDELPFRVLLDYAHNPASLEAQRELLHSLRTPGGRLIGMVSVPGDRRDDDIREVGTIAARTFDEIVFREGPDGRGRPRGEVMDLLREGALSAGSEQEHLRLVLEEQDAVEETLRLGRPGDLVVIMPTKVDEVWAQIRSFRPNVEVHGD from the coding sequence CTCGACCTCGGGCCGCTGGAGCAACGACCGTCGAACACCATCGACGGTTTCACGGAACGCCTGTTGACCTTGCTGCCGAGCGTCGGACAGCATCACTGCTCGCTCGGCGTGCCGGGCGGCTTCGAGCGACGCTTGCGGGACGGAACTTGGCTCGGGCACGTCACGGAGCACGTCGCGCTGGAGTTGCAGACGCTCGCGGGCGAAACGACAGTGCACAAAGGCAAGACGCGAAGCGTGCCCAAACGACCCGGCGTGTACAACGTCATGTTCGAGTACCGAGACGAGCGCGTGGGCCTCATGGCGGGCCGTCTCGCGTTGCAACTCGTGAACAGCCTCTTGCCGAGCGACCTCGCGGGCGTGCGCGGCCTCGACATGATTTGCAAGGACGACGCGCTCTCCGCCGAGTTCGACTTCGAGTCGGGCTTGACGGCTTTGAGGAAGCTCGTGCGCCGCACGAGCCTCGGCCCGACGACGATGTCGTTCGTGGAGGAAGCGCGGCGGCGCGGTCTGCCCGTAATGCGCCTCGACGAGTTCAGCCTCGTGCAAATCGGGTACGGCAGGGCCGCGAAGCGCATTCGCGCGAGCATCACCGAGGGCACGTCGCACCTCGGCGTGACGGCGGCGGGCGACAAAAACCTCACCAAGAGCTTGCTGGCCGACATTGGCGTGCCCGTTCCGAGAGGAGTCGTCGTCAAGGACGTCGAGGAAGCCGTGCGGGCCGCGAGTCGCCTCGGATTCCCGGTCGTGACGAAGCCGCTCGACGGCAACCACGGCCGGGGCGTCTCGGTGAATCTCAAGGACGCCTCGGAAGTGCGCGCGGGCTTCGAGCTCGCCGCGAGCGTCTCGCCGAGCGTCATCGTGGAGCAGTTCTTCGTGGGCGACGACCACCGCATCCTCGTCGTGGGCGGTCAAGTTATCGCGGCGGCACGGCGCGTCCCGGCGCACGTCGTCGGCGACGGAACGCGCACGGTCCAAGAACTCGTGGACGAAGTCAACCGTGATCCTCGGCGCGGCGACGGGCACGAACAGGTCATGACGAAAATCAAGATCGACCGCTCGGTACGCGAGTTGCTGCGCGAGCAGGGCCTGAGCCTTCGAGACGTGCCCGAGGCGGGACGGCACGTGCGTCTGCGCGGCACGGCGAACCTCTCGACGGGCGGCACGGCGATCGACGTGACGGACGCCATGCATCCCGAGAACGCCATGATGGCGCGCCGCGCGGCCCTCGCGGTGGGGCTCGACGTCGCGGGCATCGACTTCCTCGCGCCCGACATCACGCGCAGCGTACGCGAGACGGGGGGCGGCATCGTGGAAGTGAACGCCGCGCCGGGCTTTCGCATGCACCTGCAGCCCAGCGAGGGCACGCCCAGAAACGTCGCGAAGCCCGTCTTGGACCTCCTGAAGCCCGGCCGCATCCCGATCTTGGCCGTGACGGGCACGAACGGCAAGAGCACGACCGCTCGGATGATCGCGCACGTGTACGCGTCGAGCGGCAAGATCGTGGGCTTCACGAGCACGACCGGCGTGTACGTGGGCGGCGAGCGCGTCACGACCGGGGACGCCACGGGGCCGAAAAGCGCGCGAATCGTCTTGCGCGATCCTCTCGTGGAAGTGGCGGTGCTGGAAACGGCGCGCGGCGGCATGCTGCGCGAAGGCCTGGGATACGATTTCGCCGACGTCGGAGGAGTCCTCAACGTCTCGGCCGATCACCTTGGTCTGGGCGGCATCCTGACGCTCGAGCAACTCGCGTGGGCCAAGAGCCTCGTGGCTCGGGCGGTGCGGCGACGCGGCTGCACGGTTCTCAACGCCGACGATCCTCACACGGTGAGAATGGCGCGGCGAGCGGGCGGACGCGTGGCGTTCTTCTCGCAGCGGCCCGACGCGAACATCGTGCGCGGCCACATCGAGCAAGGAGGCCTCGCCGTGGTGCGCGAAGGCGAGGACATCGTCGTGTACCGACACGGAGAGCGCGAAGTCCTGATGAGCGTGTGCGACATCCCGGCGACCCTCGCGGGCCTCGCGCGCTTCAACGTCGAAAACGCCCTCGCCGCGACCGCGATGTGCGTCGGGCAAGGCCTCGCGCTCGACGTCGTGCGGCGCGGCCTGTCGACGTTCACGTCGTCGTTCGAGCAGAACCCGGGCCGCCTGAACTTTTTCGACGAGTTGCCTTTCCGCGTGCTGCTCGACTACGCCCACAACCCGGCGAGCCTCGAAGCGCAGCGCGAGTTGCTGCACAGCCTGCGCACGCCGGGAGGTCGTCTCATCGGCATGGTGAGCGTGCCGGGCGATCGCCGAGACGACGACATTCGGGAAGTCGGCACGATCGCCGCGCGAACCTTCGACGAGATCGTCTTTCGCGAAGGGCCCGACGGACGCGGTCGCCCGAGAGGCGAAGTGATGGACTTGCTGCGCGAAGGAGCGCTCTCGGCGGGCAGCGAGCAAGAGCACCTACGCCTCGTGCTGGAGGAGCAAGACGCCGTCGAGGAGACGCTGCGCCTCGGTCGCCCGGGCGACCTCGTGGTGATCATGCCCACGAAAGTCGACGAGGTGTGGGCACAAATTCGAAGCTTTCGACCGAACGTGGAGGTTCACGGTGACTGA